A segment of the bacterium genome:
AAGGCGTGAACCGTGCGCTGCCCTCGTAGGGGCCGACCTTCAGGTCGGCCCGCGGGCGGGTGTGGACACCCGCCCCCACGTCATCGCAAACGCGTGTGAAGGGTACGGCTATCCCCTCTCCCTTTTAGGGAGAGGGTTAGGGTGAGGGTCGAGATTGGGAACGTAGAAAAAGCGGCGACCCGTGGTTTCCCTCTCCCCGTGGGAGGCGGCTCCCCTCTCCCCTGTGGAGAGGGGATGGGGGTGAGGGACACCTTGTAAAAAAGGGCCGACCTAAACGGCGCGCCGTCGGTCGGCCCCTACGTCATCGCAACAGGGGGAGAGGGTTGAACGGCTGACCACGCCGGTTGACGCCGCCGAAATTCGCCGCTAGACTGATGCGGCGGTATAATATAGTTAACAGTCGCTTTCGTGCCGGAGGTGGCCCATGACCGCGCGCTCGATCCCGGTGTTCTTGTTAATATGCGCCATCTCGGCGCTGGCCTACTTAGACGTCATCCTCCAGCCCGAAGCAGACGTCGGCAAGGATTCGTACACCTATCGGGGACATGGTAACTTCGGCGACAGTAGCGAGCTGTACCTTGAATATGAAGTACTCCGGCCCTACCTCGAGTTCGTCGAGCTGGAGGATTACATCGGCGAGGGTCTGACCCTGCTTTCGACCAAGCTGGAAATTTTCGTATATGAGAGTCCCCACGAGCCGTCCAACATGCCCTCACCAATGCTCATAGCCCCCGCGGCGGAGGATTGGGAGGAGATGGAGATCACCTGGGACAACCAGCCCGACCCCCTCTCGGAGTACGAAATGGAAGCGTGGACCTCCGACATAATCGAAGAACACTGGGAAACCTTCTACGTGACCGAAATTGTCGCCGTGTGGCTGGACGAGACCATCCCCAACTACGGCTTCGTTATGTACGACTACCTTGGGGAACCGCTCTGCTTTGCATCCAGCGACGCAAGTAGCAGGCGGCCCAAGCTGACGCTGACGCTGAACAGCCCGGCGGTCGAGGAGGCCTCCTGGGGCGCGATAAAGGCCGGTTTCTGACCCGGACGGGCATTTCTACGCCTTGACTGTCAAGAATTTGCCGGGTAGACTTCCCCCGTCATGCCCCGACTGCGCGCCCACGTAACCGGCACCGTCCAGGGGGTCGGCTTCCGGCCCTTCGTCTTCCGCCTGGCCCAAGAATTGGGCCTTTCCGGCTTCGTCCTCAACGACCCGTCGGGAGTTTGGGTCGAGGCCCAGGGGACTCGGGAGGCGCTGGACGCGCTCATCCGCCGCCTGAGCGACGAGGCGCCGCCCCTGGCCCGCGTCCAATCCGTCGAGGCCGGGGAGATTCCCGAGGCCGCCGGGACCGCGTTCACCATCCGCGAGAGCCCTTTAAGCGGGGGGGAGATAACCCTGGTCTCGCCGGACGTCGCCACCTGCGCCGACTGCCGGGCGGAGATTTCCGATCCCGCCGACCGCCGCCACCGCTACCCCTTCACCAACTGCACCAACTGCGGCCCCCGGTTCACGATTATAAAGGGCCTGCCCTACGACCGGCCGCTGACCACCATGAGCGGATTTGCGCTCTGCCCCGACTGCGCGCGGGAGTACGGCGACCCGACCGACCGCCGCTTCCACGCCCAGCCGGTCTGCTGCCCGGTCTGCGGCCCACAGGTGGGGCTGGTTGATTCGAGGGGCGACACCCTCGCCGTCGGCGAACGGGCGTTCGGCGAGTCCGTGAAGTTGCTGAAAGACGGGAAGATTTTAGCCGTCAAAGGCCTGGGCGGATACCATCTGGCCTGCGAC
Coding sequences within it:
- a CDS encoding DNRLRE domain-containing protein, encoding MTARSIPVFLLICAISALAYLDVILQPEADVGKDSYTYRGHGNFGDSSELYLEYEVLRPYLEFVELEDYIGEGLTLLSTKLEIFVYESPHEPSNMPSPMLIAPAAEDWEEMEITWDNQPDPLSEYEMEAWTSDIIEEHWETFYVTEIVAVWLDETIPNYGFVMYDYLGEPLCFASSDASSRRPKLTLTLNSPAVEEASWGAIKAGF